One window of Trichoderma breve strain T069 chromosome 3, whole genome shotgun sequence genomic DNA carries:
- a CDS encoding exportin 1-like protein domain-containing protein, producing MESQVENAVEILSNPASDPSVKEQAFEYLNQLRSDPQGWQACTNLFSRIPRTSEVVRMVCLEVVNFAVHTQGLDGESLAFLKHTLLQYVRQAYGAGAQQDPDPAHLQNKLTQTLTYLFVFLYRDGWQSFVDDFLDLTGLHQNVDNVAGVLFYLRVLSSVHDEIADMLLSRESGDSKRNTELKDQLRAQDMQKVAESWKQLLSRYSGNDVVIDLVLKVLGKWVSWMDISLVVSQDMLNLLLPVVGRTGSEDKVRDTAIDTLTEICGKKMRSADKMEMISFLNLQDIVSQLVASPMLNDLKGTPQYDTDLAEAIAKLVNTTVADIIRALDDNNASDETRTLAKQHLDGFLPLLLRFFSDEYDEVCSTVIPSLTDLLTFLRKLGQLNQEYSTMLSPILNAIIRKMRYDETTSWGNEDEQTDEAEFQELRRRLQYLQKTIAAIDQNLYMDVLSNLVATTFQTLDQAGSHMDWRDLDLALHEMYLFGELALPNQGLGTKNQPSSAASERLVVMMQKMVESGIANFSHPAILLQYMEICVRYCAVFETHSQYIPQVLENFVRLVHHNHVRIKTRSWYLFHRFIKQLRSRVGNVAETVIQSIGDLLPIKAEVPGEDADDDMSSDESDHSADALFTSQLYLFEAIGCISSTHSTPAENQALYARSVMDPLFQDMEVHLPRAKGGDAQATLQIHHIVMALGTLAHGFSDWTPGSTASNQHGPPDKLVSDEFSRAAEAILIALRELNSSAEIRTACRSAFSKLLGVLGAAVLPQLPKWIEGLLSQSSSKDEMAMFLRLLDQVVFGFKSEIYDVLNMLLTPLLQRIFGGLGEPISGTDDEIQLAELRREYLSFIQIILNNGLEGVLISEANQGFFEPMIASILELAKTLDGNLGPSRLAFTIMARISSLWGGPDVATISREPTAPTGSPNPAIPGFDHFMMDRFHSTCWEVMRNPSFKPSTDAQTKQVLTEIAALEQTIYTKTGDMFIQQMQNELFPSLGINGDDFLRSLTTSTDKRQFSTYLQQLLNSR from the exons ATGGAGAGTCAG GTCGAGAATGCCGTCGAGATTCTGTCGAATCCCGCTTCCGATCCGTCGGTGAAAGAGCAAGCATTTGAATATTTGAACCAGCTGAGGAGCGACCCGCAAGGATGGCAGGCATGCACGAATCTGTTTTCTCGAATCCCCCGAACGTCTGAGGTCGTGCGCATGGTGTGTCTTGAGGTGGTCAATTTTGCGGTCCATACACAGGGTCTTGATGGAGAGAGCCTAGCCTTTCTTAAACATACCTTGTTACAGTATGTACGCCAGGCATATGGCGCTGGTGCTCAGCAGGATCCCGATCCTGCGCACCTTCAGAACAAGCTTACGCAGACTTTGACCTacctcttcgtcttcctttACCGCGACGGCTGGCAGAGCTTCGTTGACGATTTCCTCGACTTGACTGGGCTCCATCAGAACGTCGACAACGTGGCTGGTGTTCTTTTCTACCTGAGGGTCCTATCATCAGTGCACGATGAGATTGCAGATATGCTTTTGTCAAGAGAGAGTGGCGATTCGAAGCGAAATACGGAACTCAAAGACCAGCTGCGAGCCCAGGACATGCAGAAAGTCGCCGAGTCATGGAAGCAGTTGCTTTCCAGATACAGCGGAAACGACGTCGTCATTGATCTGGTCTTGAAGGTTCTCGGCAAGTGGGTTAGCTGGATGGACATTTCGCTTGTCGTCAGTCAGGACATGCTTAACCTGCTGTTGCCCGTCGTTGGGCGGACTGGCAGCGAGGACAAGGTGCGAGATACTGCCATCGATACTCTCACCGAGATTTGCGGAAAGAAAATGCGGTCGGCggacaagatggaaatgaTCTCGTTCCTTAACCTACAGGACATTGTGAGCCAGCTGGTTGCCAGCCCTATGCTCAACGACTTAAAGGGCACCCCACAATACGATACAGATCTCGccgaggccattgccaagctCGTAAACACCACGGTGGCGGATATCATCAGAGCCCTTGACGATAATAATGCTAGTGACGAAACACGGACGCTCGCCAAGCAACACCTGGACGGCTTCCTCCCACTCCTTTTGCGATTCTTCTCTGACGAATACGACGAAGTGTGTTCGACTGTCATCCCGTCATTGACCGATCTTCTTACTTTCCTCCGAAAATTGGGCCAACTCAACCAAGAATATTCCACCATGCTCTCGCCGATACTCAATGCTATCATTCGAAAAATGAGATATGATGAGACAACATCGTGGGGAAATGAGGACGAGCAAACAGATGAGGCAGAGTTTCAAGAACTCAGAAGGCGTCTGCAGTATCTCCAGAAGAccatcgccgccattgaCCAGAACCTGTATATGGACGTACTGAGCAACCTTGTGGCGACTACTTTCCAGACGTTGGACCAAGCGGGATCGCATATGGATTGGCGGGACCTCGACCTTGCCCTGCACGAAATGTACCTCTTTGGAGAGCTTGCGTTACCAAATCAGGGACTCGGCACCAAGAACCAACCGTCTTCTGCAGCCTCAGAGCGACTGGTGGTCATGATGCAGAAAATGGTCGAATCTG GAATCGCAAATTTCTCACATCCTGCAATTCTTCTCCAATATATGGAAATCTGCGTCCGATACTGTGCCGTTTTTGAGACCCATTCCCAATACATCCCCCAAGTCTTGGAGAATTTCGTGCGTCTAGTCCACCACAACCATGTGCGTATCAAGACTCGGTCGTGGTACCTCTTCCACAGATTCATCAAGCAGCTTCGATCTCGGGTAGGAAACGTTGCCGAAACTGTCATACAGTCGATTGGAGATTTGCTGCCAATCAAGGCCGAAGTGCCTGGAGAggatgcagatgatgacatgTCGTCAGATGAGTCCGATCACTCAGCGGATGCTCTTTTCACTAGTCAGCTCTACCTCTTTGAGGCTATCGGATGCATCTCTTCTACGCATAGCACACCTGCCGAAAACCAGGCACTGTATGCTCGATCAGTAATGGATCCTCTATTTCAAGATATGGAAGTCCACCTTCCTCGAGCCAAGGGGGGCGACGCACAGGCGACCTTGCAAATCCATCATATTGTCATGGCACTGGGAACACTTGCTCACGGCTTCTCCGACTGGACTCCAGGATCCACCGCATCAAACCAGCATGGACCGCCGGACAAGCTTGTCTCTGACGAGTTTTCTCGTGCAGCCGAGGCAATCCTCATTGCACTTCGTGAGCTGAACTCCTCGGCAGAAATCAGAACGGCTTGTAGGTCTGCCTTTTCTAAACTGCTGGGTGTCTTGGGTGCTGCCGTTCTCCCGCAGCTTCCAAAGTGGATCGAAGGATTACTCTCACAAAGCTCATCCAAAGATGAGATGGCCATGTTTTTGCGGCTTTTGGACCAAGTGGTGTTTGGGTTCAAGTCGGAAATATACGATGTTCTTAACATGCTGTTGACACCACTTCTTCAGCGCATCTTTGGAGGGCTTGGAGAGCCCATCTCTGGCACGGATGATGAGATACAGCTGGCTGAGCTAAGGCGAGAATACCTCTCTTTCATCCAGATCATCCTAAACAACGGGTTGGAGGGAGTTCTTATCAGTGAAGCAAACCAAGGTTTCTTTGAGCCAATGATTGCTTCTATTCTTGAGCTGGCAAAGACTCTGGATGGAAATCTCGGCCCGAGCCGGCTGGCCTTTACCATCATGGCTCgaatttcttctctctgggGTGGCCCCGATGTTGCCACTATTTCACGAGAGCCGACGGCGCCAACTGGCAGTCCCAACCCGGCAATTCCTGGATTCGATCACTTCATGATGGATAGGTTCCATTCCACATGCTGGGAGGTGATGCGGAATCCCAGTTTCAAGCCGTCCACCGACGCTCAGACAAAACAAGTTCTGACGGAAATTGCGGCATTGGAGCAAACTATTTACACCAAGACAGGAGACATGTTCATCCAACAGATGCAGAACGAATTGTTTCCCAGTCTGGGGATCAACGGCGATGACTTTTTGCGATCCTTGACGACCTCAACGGATAAGAGGCAATTCTCAACATACCTCCAGCAGCTACTAAACAGCCGGTGA
- a CDS encoding rRNA processing/ribosome biogenesis domain-containing protein: MSSSASTDLRVLTRKLTSIPPAQLPHSLPSLIRHVLRCRDALSAPQDPKAKGDASQTSMLVHKLKTSITTHLNGRSREGRFAAIGLIKAAVDVGGWETLRGSEAWVRGLLSIVQKADPAASKELAVVTLTKIFMLVHPYQTLVREVATPFLPTFGTACLQLLKTKSESTPMTLIETICSSFSTLIPLYPPTFRPFSAQVRAAVGVYLAPTCSDEISVPESLQRAARRLVASLHFVAAKSGGSDEWAKLVDGILQEFHATTDQVLRAVDESWEATSGRSRTKVDVDGEPKGQGSSAEHLPSWSGLEAGADRLIGLFQFLADLLSYPTKAAVAIPLSGLVDTISRVCLVARLSKSQTWEQAVETNPAIGREEKEELWSLMPDIHVAAMKLVIALFQRLQRHMLPLVPEILDHLIRVFKSGISIPSVRIAGYTTLNTILQLAGPTLSKTAVEMLDPLVGACCRDLQQDAGFLKPAEKPAATTTGKGTKNGTVAVNTDLFLQPQAAAAATEAPTLEADHRDRANELLTTILAQLPQSHLKPALRGHLDKTAILTRNRDAMLASVLNPYRDQHGRMYPSILPHLSQLFPHDQGLEILRSNLRTSAVAGSGSEMFASLSEVAELQQIEEENEEVDEEQHDEEMQDQDEKNQSPEKAAASSDAKVDLPIQSTASITAPNPFEPRASNTERAVSPPKRKHEGAEAPLNPKRQELEKKEPVAASAPVGEERGEEESDSDSDGSVHLNMELEEDEEDEDEQE; this comes from the exons atgtcttcttcagcttccaCAGACCTTCGGGTCCTCACCCGGAAGCTCACATCCATCCCGCCGGCGCAGCTCCCTcactctctcccttctctcatCCGCCATGTCCTTCGATGCCGCGATGCGCTATCCGCCCCTCAGGACCCAAAGGCCAAAGGCGATGCGTCTCAGACTTCCATGCTTGTGCACAAGCTCAAGACTAGCATTACCACCCACCTGAACGGCCGAAGTCGCGAGGGTAGattcgctgccattggcctAATCAAGGCTGCTGTCGACGTTGGTGGCTGGGAAACTCTCCGCGGCTCTGAGGCTTGGGTGCGCGGACTGCTCTCAATTGTACAG AAAGCCGACCCTGCGGCGTCCAAAGAACTAGCAGTCGTGACTCTCACCAAGATTTTCATGCTGGTTCATCCTTACCAAACCCTCGTGCGAGAGGTCGCCACGCCTTTTCTCCCTACTTTTGGCACGGCATGCCTGCAGCTCCTCAAGACAAAGTCTGAATCTACGCCTATGACTTTGATTGAAACCATATGCAGCTCATTTTCAACCCTGATCCCCCTATACCCCCCTACCTTTCGCCCTTTCAGCGCTCAAGTCCGGGCCGCCGTCGGAGTGTACCTTGCGCCAACTTGTTCAGATGAAATCTCCGTCCCGGAGTCTCTACAGCGAGCTGCCAGGCGTCTAGTGGCCTCGCTTCACTTCGTTGCGGCCAAGTCAGGCGGCAGTGATGAATGGGCAAAGCTTGTCGATGGTATCCTTCAAGAATTTCACGCCACCACTGACCAAGTCCTTCGAGCTGTCGATGAGTCTTGGGAGGCGACCAGCGGTCGCTCACGAACCAAAGtcgatgttgatggagaacCAAAGGGCCAAGGCAGCTCTGCTGAGCATCTGCCTTCCTGGTCTGGCCTCGAGGCTGGCGCTGACCGGTTAATTGGGCTCTTCCAGTTCTTGGCTGATTTGCTGAGCTACCCTACCAAGGCTGCGGTTGCCATCCCACTCAGCGGCCTGGTCGACACCATATCAAGAGTTTGCCTGGTCGCTCGGCTCTCAAAGTCCCAAACCTGGGAACAGGCTGTCGAAACTAACCCAGCCattggcagagaagaaaaggaggagcTGTGGAGCTTAATGCCTGATATCCATGTGGCGGCAATGAAGCTCGTTATCGCTCTGTTCCAAAGACTTCAAAGGCACATGTTGCCCTTGGTCCCCGAAATCTTGGATCACCTAATCCGCGTCTTCAAGTCTGGTATCAGCATCCCATCAGTCCGAATAGCGGGATACACCACTTTGAACACTATCCTGCAGCTTGCCGGACCGACGCTATCAAAAACTGCTGTCGAAATGTTGGACCCTCTCGTCGGAGCATGCTGCCGAGACCTACAGCAAGACGCCGGGTTTTTGAAGCCTGCAGAGAAACccgctgccaccaccaccggtAAAGGCACAAAGAACGGTACCGTAGCAGTCAACACAGACCTCTTCCTTCAaccccaagcagcagcagccgccacCGAAGCACCCACCCTGGAAGCCGACCACAGAGACAGAGCCAACGAGCTCCTTACAACCATCCTAGCCCAACTCCCACAGTCTCATCTCAAGCCCGCCCTCCGTGGCCACCTCGACAAGACGGCCATCCTGACACGCAACCGCGATGCTATGCTCGCCAGCGTCCTCAACCCCTATAGAGACCAGCATGGAAGGATGTATCCCAGCATTCTGCCTCATTTATCGCAGCTCTTCCCGCACGATCAAGGCCTGGAGATTCTACGCAGCAACCTCCGCACTAGTGCCGTTGCAGGCAGTGGAAGCGAAATGTTTGCCTCGCTAAGCGAAGTtgccgagctgcagcaaattgaagaggagaatgaggagGTAGACGAAGAGCAACACGATGAAGAAATgcaagatcaagatgaaaagaaTCAATCTCCGGAGAAggcagcagcctcgtcagACGCCAAAGTCGATCTACCGATCCAGAGCACCGCCTCGATCACCGCACCCAATCCCTTCGAACCTCGGGCATCAAACACAGAAAGGGCAGTTTCTCCGCCCAAGAGAAAACACGAGGGGGCTGAAGCCCCCCTGAATCCCAAGCGACAAGAGCTCGAAAAGAAGGAGCCTGTCGCTGCCTCGGCTCCCGTGGGTGAGGAAAGGGGTGAGGAAGAGTCTGATAGCGATAGTGATGGAAGCGTACACCTTAAtatggagctggaggaggatgaggaggatgaggatgaacAAGAGTAA
- a CDS encoding WW domain-containing protein, which produces MSSPKTAATTTHEPEAGSESPAAVVDSVREATRDNRDDDSDVEAGEVTEEDESDVKKKANDADESPEESPSPDADADAAGEAPPLPNEAVPGGPPLPAEPVPQQPEDDGWDCQWDANSQAWFFYNRFTGKTQWENPRVPDTAGAAPGDITSQGAEPQPPSHEKPIAGGYNPAIHGDYDPNAWYAKNEEDENASAALAGDPAAIYAATVSFNRITGNFQSGEAGPERHSDEAKSRRQMNAYFDVDAAANAHGGRSLKAERSNKKPTKNELKAFKEKRRARKEEKRRAWLRD; this is translated from the coding sequence ATGTCGTCGCCAAAAACCGCCGCCACAACTACACATGAGCCAGAGGCTGGGTCTGAGTCGCCGGCTGCAGTCGTGGACTCTGTTCGAGAGGCCACGAGGGATAACCGCGACGACGACTCCGATGTCGAGGCTGGGGAGGTGAccgaggaagatgaatcTGATGTAAAAAAGAAGGCCAACGATGCCGACGAGTCTCCTGAAGAATCACCATCCCctgatgccgatgccgatgccgctGGAGaggcgccgccgctgccgaatGAAGCTGTTCCTGGTGGTCCACCTTTGCCAGCTGAGCCGGTGCCGCAGCAGCCAGAGGATGACGGATGGGATTGCCAGTGGGATGCGAATAGCCAGGCCTGGTTTTTCTACAACCGTTTCACGGGCAAGACCCAGTGGGAAAACCCTCGAGTCCCTGACACTGCTGGCGCGGCTCCCGGCGACATAACCTCACAAGGGGCAGAGCCTCAGCCGCCTTCCCACGAGAAGCCCATTGCTGGAGGGTACAACCCCGCCATTCACGGTGATTATGATCCCAATGCATGGTACGCCAagaatgaggaggatgagaatgcATCTGCCGCCTTGGCTGGCGATCCTGCTGCCATATATGCCGCGACGGTTTCCTTTAATCGAATCACAGGCAACTTTCAGTCTGGCGAGGCAGGCCCCGAGCGGCACTCCGACGAAGCAAAGTCTAGGCGTCAGATGAACGCATACTTTGACGTGGATGCTGCGGCAAATGCTCACGGTGGCCGCAGCTTAAAAGCTGAGCGATCAAACAAGAAGCCAACCAAGAACGAGCTCAAGGCGTTTAAAGAGAAGCGTCGCGCgaggaaggaagagaaaCGCCGCGCTTGGCTACGCGACTGA